One Hermetia illucens chromosome 4, iHerIll2.2.curated.20191125, whole genome shotgun sequence DNA segment encodes these proteins:
- the LOC119654562 gene encoding beta-1,3-glucan-binding protein-like, with amino-acid sequence MRLFLSLSVLALVGFSLAEKRCALSPTTASGSAVQGNVFCSGDLIFEDNFDWLDQGKWQHEVTLGGGGNWEFQWYVNDRRNSYVQDGVLHIKPTLTSDIYGEGFLTSGTLNLGAECTNGEWFGCERTGSYEHILNPIRSARMRTLNSFSFKYGRIEIRAKLPAGDWLWPAIWMLPTHNVYGIWPRSGEVDIMESRGNRNLVSSAGVPIGPEQVGATMHFGPDYTANGWPTAHFERNSGAGQGFNNDFHRYQVEWAPDHFTFKVDDVELGTVWVGSGFWDRGGFSQNTPWFENPWKNGANDAPFDQQFHIIMNLAVGGINFFPDDAHNPTSKPWHNESPNAMTQFWNGRYNWLSTWNYNTGNTDSHLQVDYVRVWAL; translated from the exons ATGAGGTTGTTTCTTTCATTGAGCGTTCTCGCCCTGGTGGGCTTTTCATTAGCTGAGAAACGTTGCGCACTATCACCAACCACAGCAAGCGGATCAGCAGTTCAAGGCAATG TCTTTTGCTCAGGAGATTTGATTTTCGAGGATAATTTTGATTGGTTAGATCAAGGCAAATGGCAACATGAAGTTACTTTGGGAGGTGGTGGC AACTGGGAATTCCAATGGTATGTAAACGACCGCAGGAACTCATACGTCCAGGATGGTGTGCTCCACATCAAACCCACCTTAACCTCTGACATCTATGGAGAAGGTTTCTTGACCTCCGGCACTCTTAACCTTGGCGCTGAATGTACCAATGGTGAATGGTTTGGTTGCGAACGTACCGGCTCATACGAGCACATTCTCAACCCCATCCGTAGTGCCCGTATGCGTACCTTGAACTCATTCAGCTTCAAATACGGACGTATTGAAATCCGTGCTAAATTGCCTGCTGGAGATTGGTTGTGGCCAGCTATTTGGATGCTTCCCACCCACAATGTTTACGGAATATGGCCAAGATCTGGTGAAGTTGATATCATGGAATCACGTGGTAATCGCAACTTGGTCTCCAGTGCTGGTGTTCCAATTGGCCCAGAACAAGTTGGTGCCACCATGCATTTTGGACCAGACTATACTGCCAACGGATGGCCAACCGCTCATTTCGAAAGGAACTCAGGTGCAGGACAAGGCTTCAATAATGATTTCCACCGTTATCAAGTGGAATGGGCTCCAGACCACTTCACTTTCAAggttgatgatgttgaattgGGAACTGTTTGGGTTGGTAGTGGTTTCTGGGATCGTGGTGGTTTCTCCCAAAATACTCCATGGTTCGAAAATCCATGGAAGAACGGTGCCAATGATGCTCCATTTGATCAACAA TTCCATATCATCATGAACTTGGCCGTTGGAGGTATCAACTTCTTCCCTGATGATGCCCATAATCCAACCAGCAAACCATGGCACAACGAATCACCAAATGCTATGACTCAATTCTGGAATGGTCGCTACAACTGGTTGAGCACCTGGAACTACAATACTGGCAATACCGATTCTCACCTACAAGTTGATTATGTCCGTGTTTGGGCCCTCTAA